TTCGCCGTGGACCAGTCCCCGGAAGTGCGTCTTCATGTCGCCCATCGGGACGCGATCCTGGGGGCGTTTCGGCCCGGCGAGGCTGGGAGTGATCGTCGAGAGGTCGAGTTCGACCGTCTCGGTGTACTCGGGGTTCTGTTCACCGAACAGCCCCTGTGCGTCGAGATATTCGCGAACGAGTTCGATGTGCTGCTCGTCGCGGCCCGTGAGTTCGAGGTACTCGAGCGTTGCTTCGTCGACGGGGAACATACTGATGGTTGAGCCCTGTTCGGGCGCCATGTTCGCGATGGTCGCCCTGTCTGGAACGGTGAGATTCGATACACCAGGGCCGAAGAATTCGACGAACCGATCGACGACGCCGACCTCCCGAAGCTGCTCAGTAACGTGAAGGACGAGGTCTGTTGCGGTCGCCCCCTCGGGAAGTTCCCCGGTGAGCCGGACCCCGACCACCTCGGGGAGTTTCATCGTGATCGGCTGGCCGAGCATCGCGGCTTCAGCTTCGATGCCGCCGACACCCCAGCCGACGACGCCGATACCGCCGATCATCGGCGTATGGCTGTCCGTCCCCACGAGCGTGTCCGGCAGGAGCCACTCTTCCCCATTCTGCTCGCGGGCGTGGACAACCCGCCCGAGGTACTCGAGGTTCACCTGGTGGACGATACCAGTCCCCGGCGGGACGACGCGGAAGTCGTCGAACGCCTGTTGGGCCCACTTGAGGGAACGGTACCGCTCGCCGTTGCGCTGGTACTCCAATTCGACGTTGCGCTCGTAGGCATCCTTGGAGCCAAAGTAGTCGACCTGCACGCTGTGGTCGATCACGAGGTCGCACGGGACTTCCGGCTCGACGATGGTTGGATCCGCACCCTTGCGATCGACCGCTGATCGGAGTGCTGCGAGGTCGACCACGGCAGGGACACCGGTGAGGTCCTGCAGGACGACTCGGGAGGGCGTGAATGGGAGTTCGACGTTTGGGACCTCGGGTTCCCACGAGGCGGCATTGCGAACGTCCTCGGCGGTTATCGTTTCCCCGTCGACGTTGCGGAGAACGGACTCGAGGAGAACGCGGATACTGACGGGGAGCTGGTCGAGTTCGCAGAGACCCTTGTCTTCGAGGACTGTGAGGTCGGCCATCTTGTAGGAAGTGCCGTCGAACTCGAATTCGCGGATTGCGTCGAAGGGAGACGGTTCGTTCATACCTTGTCCTACGGTGACGTGGCTCTTGAATCATCTCCCCCATGGATGGGGTGACGATGTGGACGGTCACTTCTATCAGTTGGAATGAGAACGTCAGTATACATAATTCGGTTGACAACTGATTCTGCTACGAACTCGTCCCCGGCGACTTCGGTTTTTCAGATGCCGACGATTCGATGCGGTCCTTGAAGAAGACGAGTTCCTTGGTCGTGTGATCGTAGAGTTTCGCCTTCCCATTGAGAGCGGTCGTGAACACCCATTTCAGCGCCCGTCCCCGTCGGTTATTCGGGAAGTCCATCCAGACGGTGTGTGACATCCGAGTCCCGTCTTCAGTCTCTTCGAGTCGAATGGTGCCTCCTTCGGGAATCCGAACGGTGACGAATCCTCGAAGGAGCGGGTAGTACGCCGTCCCCGTCCAGACCGCCACGTTGGGATGGTCAATATACTGGAATCGGCCATGCAGGTCGGCGTACATCCCGGCGACCTCTTCGGCCTGGTGGAACGTTGCGCCCTCTCGGGGACGGTTATCAGGCGTGTCGTATTCGAGCCCATAGTGTTCTTCGGGGTTCGACGCCGTCCAATGGACTGGGTCGGTTACGTACTCCCAGATCTCCTCGGACGATGCGTCGATGACGATTTCGGCTTTGTCGGTGACGTACATGGATTGGCTCCCTGATTTATCAAGCGGAGTAGGGCGCTAAAACCTCGCGCTTCAGCGCGGGGATACAGCGCCCGCACGTAGTTTTAAGAGGTTCTACGGCGGACTGAATGCTATCCGAGGCGGTCTATCCGCCCTATCCCAATGAGACAGTATCGGGATTCGCCCTTTCGTCGTGGAAGGCACCCCTTCCATCAGACGAACAGGGTGCAGGAAGCACAAGATAACTCCGAATCCCCGTCTCCTCAACGGTGGATAGGGGTAACGGTAGCGTGGCACTGCCAGCATTCCCTCGGGGATGTGAAACCGTAAATCTCCCAACTCAGCAAGCTTCGGCTTGTGGGAAGCTCCGCCGTTTACGGCGGAGAGGATGTCACGATGCGAAGGCGTTGTACAGCCACGCGAAGGCGTACATCAAGACGAAGCTGATCACCGCTGCCTCGACCATGCCCGCCACAGTCCCGACGACGGTCGGTTCGAAGAACAGGTGCCACTGCTCCATCGCTTCGACTGCGCCCTCGTAGACGCCGATCGTTCCGAACACACCGAGCAGGAGCATCGCGATGGCAGAGACGACTGCTGCTGCGCCCGCCAGTGCCAACGAATCGAGATTCATCACGTTGGTCGTGGAGTCCATTTCGTACGCGTCTTGGTTTGTGGTAGTAGTGCTCATGACTAGAGATACGCTCTACTCCTTCAATCGGGTTTCTCTTACAATTCGAAAGGGAGTGTTTCCTTGGTAACACGGAGCAAGATTATCGTGGGGGAAACAGCGGTACAACCCCCATATCTGTGTGGCCGGTCCGTCGGAAGACCAAGGAGCAACCACCGACTGGAATCAGCGACACGCAAAAACTGATGAGCGCGAACGCAGTCCTCGAACGGTTGACCACGTCTGATAGCACGAATTACCTTTGATTGCAAAATTCACTCCGCCCACTGCCTCGGTTTCTTAAGAACAAATAACAAAACAGATGGCTGCGATAGTCTAGATATGCAAGCCGCCCTCATCGACGGAATTCTCGAGTCGCTACGGATCGGCGTCGGGTTCCTCTGGATGGCGACTTGGGCGATCATCATGGGGCTCGTCATCACGAGCCTCGTCCAAGTCTACGTCTCGAAAGAGCGAATGGCCAACGTACTCGGAGAGGGTGACCTGAGCGGTCTCGCGAAGGCGACGGTGTTCGGCGCCGCGAGTAGTGGCTGTAGCTTCGGCGCCGTCGCCATCAGTAAGGGCCTGTTCAAGAAGGGCGCGCACGCGGTGAACTTCCTTGCGTTCATGTTCGCCTCGACGAACCTCATCGTCGAACTCGGCCTGATGATCCTCATCCTCCTTGGCTGGGAGTTCCTTCTCGCGGAACTCCTCGGCGGCGTCATCCTCATCTCCGTGATGGCGCTCCTCGTCCATCTGACGCTCCCCGAGAACCTGTTCGAGCAAGTCCGGCAGGAACTGAATCAACGCGACCACGAGCAGGGAACCACCGAGGACCCGACCTGCGGAATGGAAGGCAAAGACGAGTACTCGCTGGTGACTGACGGGGGCGAGACGCTGAAGTTCTGTTCGGAGGGTTGCATGGAGACTTACCAGCAGGAGGCCGCAAGTAGCGGCGGGTGGCGCGACGAACTCCTCTCGTGGGGTGGGTGGTACAAAGTCGGGAACCAGTACCGCAAGGAGTGGTCAATGATCTGGACGGACGTCATCGCAGGCTTTCTCATTTCGGGGTTCGTCATCGTCTTCGTCCCCCAGCGGGTGTGGAACACCCTGTTCCTCCAGGGCGACGGACTACTCGTCAGCGCCGAGAACGCCATCATGGGTGTGGCGATCGCCGTCATCAGCTTCGTCGGGAGCATCGGCAACGTCCCGTTCGCC
Above is a genomic segment from Natronorubrum aibiense containing:
- a CDS encoding permease; this encodes MQAALIDGILESLRIGVGFLWMATWAIIMGLVITSLVQVYVSKERMANVLGEGDLSGLAKATVFGAASSGCSFGAVAISKGLFKKGAHAVNFLAFMFASTNLIVELGLMILILLGWEFLLAELLGGVILISVMALLVHLTLPENLFEQVRQELNQRDHEQGTTEDPTCGMEGKDEYSLVTDGGETLKFCSEGCMETYQQEAASSGGWRDELLSWGGWYKVGNQYRKEWSMIWTDVIAGFLISGFVIVFVPQRVWNTLFLQGDGLLVSAENAIMGVAIAVISFVGSIGNVPFAVALWGGGVSFAGVIAFVYADLITIPVLNVYRKYYGWKVMLYILGVFFVTMAFTGFLMEQLFAALDIIPNLAGGQTASEQTYFELNYTFYLNIIAFALSGFLLYVYRRGLGAPGQYRDPVCGMRTDDSGPSLTHDGETYYFCSDQCKRSFEKRPSEFAQQHPQVSETGSSQSHEHH
- a CDS encoding SRPBCC family protein → MYVTDKAEIVIDASSEEIWEYVTDPVHWTASNPEEHYGLEYDTPDNRPREGATFHQAEEVAGMYADLHGRFQYIDHPNVAVWTGTAYYPLLRGFVTVRIPEGGTIRLEETEDGTRMSHTVWMDFPNNRRGRALKWVFTTALNGKAKLYDHTTKELVFFKDRIESSASEKPKSPGTSS